A window of Cyclopterus lumpus isolate fCycLum1 chromosome 10, fCycLum1.pri, whole genome shotgun sequence genomic DNA:
ccatcgtctccttccccatcgtctccatcaccatcgtctccatcaccatcgtctccatcaccatcgtctccatcatcatcgtctccatcaccatcgtctccttcaccatcgtcaccatcaccatcgtctccatcaccatcgtctccatcatcatcgtctccatcatcatcgtctccttcaccatcgtctccttccccatcgtctccatcaccatcgtctccatcaccatcgtctccatcaccatcgtctccatcaccatcgtctccttcaccatcgtcaccatcaccatcgtctccatcaccatcgtctccatcaccatcgtctccatcaccatcgtctccttcaccatcgtcaccatcaccatcgtctccttcaccatcgtctccatcatcatcgtctccatcaccatcgtctccttccccatcgtcaccatcaccatcgtctccttcaccatcgtctccatcaccattttttccatcaccatcgtctccatcaccatcgtctccatcatcatcgtctccttcaccatcgtctccatcaccatcgtctccatcaccatcgtctccatcaccatcgtctccttcaccatcgtctccatcatcatcgtctccatcaccatcgtctccttcaccatcgtctccatcaccatcgtctccatcaccatcgtctccttcaccatcgtctccatcaccatcgtctccttcaccatcgtctccatcaccatcgtctccttcaccatcgtctccatcaccatcgtctccttcaccatcgtctccatcaccatcgtctccatcaccatcgtctccatcaccatcgtctccatcaccatcgtctccatcaccatcgtctccttcaccatcgtctccatcaccatcgtctccatcaccatcgtctccttcaccatcgtctccatcaccatcgtctccttcaccatcgtctccatcaccatcgtctccatcaccatcgtctccatcaccatcgtctccttcaccatcgtctccatcaccatcgtctccatcaccatcgtctccttcaccatcgtctccatcaccatcgtctccttcaccatcgtcaccatcaccatcgtctccttcaccatcgtctccatcaccatcgtctccatcaccatcgtctccttcaccatcgtctccttcaccatcgtctccatcaccatcgtctccttcaccatcgtcaccatcaccatcgtctccatcaccatcgtcaccatcaccatcgtctccatcaccatcgtctccttcaccatcgtctccatcaccatcgtctccatcaccatcgtctccttcaccatcgtctccatcaccatcgtctccatcaccatcgtctccatcaccatcgtctccttcaccatcgtctccatcaccatcgtctccttcaccatcgtctccatcaccatcgtctccttcaccatcgtcaccatcaccatcgtctccatcaccatcgtctccttcaccatcgtctccatcaccatcgtctccttcaccatcgtcaccatcgtctccatcaccatcgtctcc
This region includes:
- the LOC117737084 gene encoding vegetative cell wall protein gp1-like; the protein is PSSPSPSSPSPSSPSPSSPSPSSPSSSSPSPSSPSPSSPSPSSPSPSSPSSSSPSSSSPSPSSPSPSSPSPSSPSPSSPSPSSPSPSSPSPSSPSPSSPSPSSPSPSSPSPSSPSPSSPSPSSPSPSSPSSSSPSPSSPSPSSPSPSSPSPSSPSPFFPSPSSPSPSSPSSSSPSPSSPSPSSPSPSSPSPSSPSPSSPSSSSPSPSSPSPSSPSPSSPSPSSPSPSSPSPSSPSPSSPSP